Proteins from a single region of Streptomyces griseiscabiei:
- a CDS encoding iron ABC transporter permease, whose translation MAVTATPPATRPPTAATRTGAAAVTAGLVLLVAALAVVDITQGTAAVGPAEVLKALTGRADPGDASVVIASRLPRMTAGVVVGVVLGVAGAVLQAVSRNVLAAPDTLAVNAGAYFALGVVGVTGVSLPLLASSGIAFAGGLLAASVVLALSGLGTGTVRLVLAGTALALGLNSMTEGLLLLFPQETEGLYQWNQGSIGQNGFDGVLQMLPVVAVGLVGLALTARRVDALALGDDAARGLGVPVRATRVTVVVLATLLSAAAVTLAGPIGFVGLCAPALVRPLARRFRGFVRARGSLPAAGLAGAGLVLGSDVLLRALVPADTAVAVPTGVVTSLVGAVFLVVMALRLRDTAGAEPPDRLRIPSRTAFLVTVAVLVAVTVGVVIAGVLLGDSKLLLGDVANWAQGRAGQTVSFVLDTRVPRVLAALCAGAALALAGTLVQAVTRNPLAEPAILGVSGGAALGAVLLVTTVPVAGTWGIAGAAFAGAALASVVVFGLAARGGYRQNRLVLVGIGVAAGTTALISLLIVLTDPFNATMALTWLSGSTYGRTMPDVLPVAAVLALGLVVAVARRTELDLVSLDEHTPRLLGLRPARVRLGFLVVAVLLSATAVASAGTIGFVGLVAPHAARALVGRRHVRVVPVAVLLGAALVCTADLLGRTVIAPAQLGAGLMTAVIGTPYFLYLLVRGRR comes from the coding sequence ATGGCCGTCACCGCAACGCCCCCCGCCACCCGTCCGCCGACGGCCGCGACCCGGACGGGCGCGGCCGCGGTGACGGCCGGCCTCGTCCTGCTGGTCGCGGCCCTCGCCGTCGTGGACATCACCCAGGGCACCGCCGCCGTCGGCCCCGCCGAGGTGCTCAAGGCCCTCACCGGACGGGCCGACCCGGGCGACGCGTCGGTCGTGATCGCCTCCCGGCTGCCGCGGATGACCGCCGGCGTCGTCGTCGGCGTCGTCCTCGGCGTGGCGGGCGCCGTGCTGCAGGCCGTCAGCCGCAATGTGCTCGCCGCGCCCGACACCCTCGCCGTCAACGCGGGCGCGTACTTCGCGCTGGGCGTCGTCGGGGTCACCGGAGTCTCGCTGCCCCTGCTCGCCTCCTCCGGCATCGCCTTCGCCGGCGGGCTGCTGGCGGCGTCGGTCGTCCTCGCCCTCTCCGGCCTCGGCACCGGCACCGTACGCCTGGTCCTCGCCGGCACCGCGCTGGCCCTCGGCCTCAACTCCATGACGGAGGGCCTGCTCCTGCTGTTCCCGCAGGAGACCGAGGGCCTCTACCAGTGGAACCAGGGCAGCATCGGCCAGAACGGCTTCGACGGAGTCCTGCAGATGCTGCCCGTGGTGGCCGTCGGGCTCGTCGGCCTGGCACTGACGGCCCGCCGGGTCGACGCGCTCGCCCTCGGTGACGACGCCGCGCGCGGGCTCGGTGTCCCCGTCCGCGCCACCCGCGTCACCGTCGTCGTCCTGGCGACCCTGCTCTCCGCGGCGGCCGTCACCCTCGCCGGACCGATCGGCTTCGTCGGCCTGTGCGCACCGGCCCTGGTCCGCCCCCTCGCCCGCCGCTTCCGGGGCTTCGTCCGCGCCCGGGGGTCCCTGCCCGCCGCCGGCCTGGCCGGTGCCGGGCTCGTCCTCGGCTCGGACGTGCTGCTGCGCGCCCTCGTCCCCGCCGACACCGCGGTCGCCGTGCCCACCGGCGTCGTCACCAGCCTGGTCGGCGCCGTGTTCCTGGTGGTGATGGCGCTCCGGCTGCGGGACACGGCCGGGGCCGAGCCACCGGACCGGCTGCGCATCCCCAGCCGTACGGCGTTCCTGGTCACGGTCGCCGTGCTCGTCGCCGTCACCGTCGGGGTCGTCATCGCCGGAGTCCTGCTCGGCGACAGCAAGCTGCTGCTCGGGGACGTCGCCAACTGGGCGCAGGGACGGGCCGGACAGACCGTGTCCTTCGTCCTCGACACCCGGGTGCCCCGCGTCCTCGCCGCGCTGTGCGCGGGCGCGGCGCTCGCCCTCGCGGGCACGCTGGTGCAGGCCGTGACCCGCAACCCGCTCGCGGAACCGGCGATCCTGGGCGTCTCCGGCGGAGCCGCGCTGGGCGCCGTCCTGCTCGTCACCACCGTGCCCGTCGCCGGAACCTGGGGCATCGCGGGGGCCGCCTTCGCGGGCGCCGCCCTCGCCTCCGTGGTCGTCTTCGGACTGGCGGCCCGGGGCGGCTACCGGCAGAACCGGCTGGTCCTCGTCGGCATCGGCGTGGCCGCCGGGACCACGGCGCTGATCAGCCTGCTCATCGTGCTCACCGACCCGTTCAACGCCACCATGGCCCTGACCTGGCTGTCCGGTTCGACGTACGGGCGGACCATGCCGGACGTCCTGCCCGTCGCTGCCGTGCTGGCGCTGGGCCTGGTCGTCGCGGTCGCCCGCCGCACCGAGCTGGACCTCGTCTCCCTGGACGAGCACACGCCCCGGCTGCTGGGCCTGCGGCCGGCCCGGGTCCGGCTGGGGTTCCTGGTGGTGGCCGTGCTGCTCAGCGCGACCGCCGTCGCCTCGGCCGGCACCATCGGCTTCGTGGGCCTCGTCGCACCGCACGCGGCCCGCGCCCTCGTGGGCCGGCGGCATGTGCGGGTGGTCCCGGTCGCCGTCCTCCTCGGCGCCGCGCTCGTCTGCACGGCCGACCTGCTCGGCCGTACGGTGATCGCCCCCGCGCAGCTCGGCGCCGGCCTGATGACAGCGGTGATCGGCACGCCGTACTTCCTCTACCTGCTGGTGCGCGGCCGACGGTAG
- a CDS encoding iron-siderophore ABC transporter substrate-binding protein: MRRHLLTAAATTAAALALAACGTTEPAAESSAKPSKGITLTDSTGKKVELDGPATKVVATEWNEVEFLLTLGVDPVGVADVKGYRTWDQAVPLKNEPKDIGTRGEPSMDTIAALKPDLIVASSDLPAAAVKQLREIAPVLGIQSADASDQVGQMFENLDLVAEATGTTDRAETVRESFEAKVAEGKKALTDAGLDGTDIAFADGYVASNQVSLRPYTSGSLIGAVNEQLGLKNAWKVKGDADYGLGTTDVEGLTDLPKDVRFAYIGNDEDETSNPFTNELAENAVWKSLAFVKSGDVHRLPDGIWMFGGPESMEAYIDAVVDALTKK, from the coding sequence ATGAGACGTCACCTGCTCACCGCTGCCGCCACCACCGCCGCGGCGCTCGCCCTCGCCGCCTGCGGCACCACCGAGCCGGCCGCCGAGAGCTCCGCGAAGCCGTCGAAGGGCATCACCCTCACCGACTCCACCGGCAAGAAGGTCGAACTCGACGGCCCCGCCACCAAGGTCGTCGCCACCGAGTGGAACGAGGTCGAGTTCCTCCTCACGCTCGGCGTCGACCCCGTCGGCGTCGCCGACGTCAAGGGCTACAGGACCTGGGACCAGGCCGTCCCGCTGAAGAACGAGCCCAAGGACATCGGCACCCGCGGCGAGCCGAGCATGGACACCATCGCCGCCCTCAAGCCCGACCTCATCGTGGCCTCCTCCGACCTGCCGGCCGCCGCCGTGAAGCAGCTGCGCGAGATCGCCCCCGTCCTGGGCATCCAGTCCGCGGACGCCTCCGACCAGGTCGGGCAGATGTTCGAGAACCTCGATCTCGTCGCCGAGGCCACCGGCACCACCGACCGGGCCGAGACGGTCAGGGAGAGCTTCGAGGCCAAGGTCGCCGAGGGCAAGAAGGCCCTCACCGACGCCGGACTCGACGGCACGGACATCGCCTTCGCCGACGGCTACGTCGCCTCCAACCAGGTCTCCCTGCGCCCCTACACCAGCGGCTCGCTCATCGGCGCCGTCAACGAGCAACTCGGTCTGAAGAACGCCTGGAAGGTGAAGGGCGACGCCGACTACGGCCTCGGCACCACCGACGTCGAGGGCCTCACCGACCTGCCGAAGGACGTCCGGTTCGCCTACATAGGCAACGACGAGGACGAGACCAGCAACCCCTTCACCAACGAGCTGGCCGAGAACGCCGTCTGGAAGTCCCTCGCCTTCGTCAAGTCCGGTGACGTGCACCGACTGCCCGACGGCATCTGGATGTTCGGCGGCCCCGAGTCGATGGAGGCGTACATCGACGCCGTCGTGGACGCGCTGACGAAGAAGTAG
- a CDS encoding ABC transporter ATP-binding protein, translating to MRSGEEAADTQRLRGHALSATDVTVSYDGVDVVHGVTVGLRPGEVTALVGPNGSGKSTLLRTIARLQRARHATLRIDADTDGLALTSREFARHVALLTQGRPTPGGLTVRDVVEFGRYPHRGRFGRRDPDATAAVDRALALTGVTDLAERGADHLSGGQLQRVWLASCLAQETGVLLLDEPTTYLDLRYQVELLDLVRDLADDHGIAVGVVLHDLDQAAAVADRITLLEAGRIVAEGPPEDVLTPQRLTSVYGIRIDVDTDPLTGRLRTRPIGRHHTRTTPSERLGSTS from the coding sequence GTGAGATCTGGTGAGGAAGCAGCCGACACCCAAAGGCTCCGCGGTCACGCGCTGTCGGCCACGGACGTGACCGTGTCGTACGACGGCGTGGACGTCGTGCACGGCGTCACGGTCGGACTGCGGCCCGGCGAGGTGACCGCGCTGGTCGGTCCCAACGGCAGCGGCAAGTCGACGCTCCTGCGGACGATCGCCCGGCTCCAGCGGGCCCGGCACGCCACGCTCAGGATCGACGCCGACACCGACGGCCTCGCCCTGACCTCCCGTGAGTTCGCGCGGCACGTCGCCCTGCTGACGCAGGGACGGCCCACGCCCGGCGGGCTGACCGTCCGGGACGTCGTCGAGTTCGGCCGCTACCCGCACCGGGGCCGCTTCGGCCGCCGGGACCCGGACGCGACGGCCGCCGTCGACCGGGCGCTCGCGCTCACCGGGGTCACGGACCTCGCCGAGCGCGGCGCCGACCACCTCTCCGGCGGGCAGTTGCAGCGGGTGTGGCTCGCCAGCTGCCTCGCCCAGGAGACCGGCGTGCTCCTGCTGGACGAACCGACGACCTATCTCGACCTGCGCTACCAGGTCGAACTCCTCGACCTCGTCCGCGATCTGGCGGACGACCACGGGATCGCCGTCGGCGTCGTCCTGCACGACCTCGACCAGGCGGCGGCCGTCGCCGACCGGATCACGCTCCTCGAAGCGGGCCGGATCGTCGCCGAGGGACCGCCCGAGGACGTCCTGACACCGCAACGGCTCACCTCCGTCTACGGCATCCGCATCGATGTCGACACCGACCCCCTCACCGGCCGGCTGCGCACCCGCCCGATCGGCCGTCACCACACCCGCACCACCCCAAGCGAAAGGCTCGGCTCCACCTCATGA
- a CDS encoding MSMEG_1061 family FMN-dependent PPOX-type flavoprotein translates to MPRTIETTAGGGPEAATGDGWVELGSREELRELLGEPWPVVIEKVHDRLTEQDRGILARSPLCLLATSDAHGNCDVSPRGDAPGFTHVVDSGVIALPDRPGNRRGDSFHNILDNPHAGLLHLIPGSKEVLRINGRARVLTDAPFFDAMTLDDRRPTLALVVEIDEIYLHCPASLRRSGVWDPASWRTG, encoded by the coding sequence TTGCCGCGCACGATCGAGACCACTGCCGGGGGCGGACCGGAGGCGGCGACCGGGGACGGGTGGGTCGAGCTGGGGTCGCGTGAGGAGTTGCGTGAACTGCTGGGTGAGCCCTGGCCCGTGGTGATCGAGAAGGTCCACGACCGGCTCACCGAGCAGGACCGGGGCATCCTGGCCCGCTCGCCGCTCTGTCTGCTGGCCACCTCCGACGCCCATGGCAACTGCGACGTCTCGCCGCGCGGGGACGCGCCGGGGTTCACCCATGTCGTCGACTCCGGGGTGATAGCCCTGCCCGACCGGCCGGGGAACCGGCGGGGCGACAGCTTCCACAACATCCTCGACAACCCGCACGCCGGGCTGCTCCATCTGATCCCGGGGAGCAAGGAGGTCCTGCGGATCAACGGGCGGGCCCGCGTCCTCACCGACGCCCCGTTCTTCGACGCGATGACCCTGGACGACCGGCGGCCCACGCTGGCCCTGGTCGTGGAGATCGACGAGATCTATCTGCACTGCCCGGCGTCGCTGCGCCGCTCCGGGGTGTGGGATCCGGCGTCGTGGCGGACCGGCTGA
- a CDS encoding DMT family transporter, whose translation MPNRTTPLTPARPAADGPRSSRPVLLDGPAPILVAALLWGTTGTAATLAPAGAPAAAIGCAGLALGGILMFLTARGARSLPAVCTRAERWLLVLGASAVAVYPATYYPAVARTGVAVATVIALGSAPVFAGLLSWITGRARPTARWTAATASAVLGCALLVLGPRLTGTGGTTDLAGVALAACGGLPYAVYSSIGGRLITRGHASGAVMGVLFGAAGLLVVPVVVFTGAHWLTTTRGAAVAVYLALFTVYLAYRLFGHGLRRTPASTATALTLAEPAVAAVLGVAVLGERLPAASWCGLGVLALGLVLLAVPIGAGRGIR comes from the coding sequence GTGCCGAACCGTACGACCCCTCTGACTCCCGCGCGCCCGGCCGCCGACGGCCCGCGCTCCTCCCGCCCCGTCCTCCTCGACGGCCCCGCCCCCATCCTCGTCGCGGCCCTGCTGTGGGGCACGACCGGGACCGCCGCCACGCTGGCACCCGCCGGGGCCCCGGCGGCGGCCATCGGCTGTGCCGGGCTCGCCCTCGGCGGCATCCTGATGTTCCTCACCGCCCGGGGCGCCCGCTCGCTGCCCGCCGTGTGCACCCGCGCCGAGCGGTGGCTGCTGGTGCTCGGCGCGTCGGCGGTCGCCGTGTATCCGGCCACCTACTACCCGGCGGTCGCCCGCACCGGCGTGGCCGTCGCCACGGTGATCGCGCTGGGCAGCGCGCCGGTCTTCGCCGGGCTGCTGTCCTGGATCACCGGGCGGGCCCGGCCCACCGCGCGCTGGACCGCGGCCACCGCGTCCGCCGTGCTGGGCTGCGCCCTGCTCGTGCTGGGCCCCCGGCTCACCGGGACCGGCGGGACGACCGACCTGGCCGGAGTGGCGCTCGCCGCGTGCGGTGGGCTGCCGTACGCCGTCTACTCGTCGATCGGCGGGAGGCTCATCACACGCGGGCATGCCTCCGGCGCGGTGATGGGCGTGCTGTTCGGCGCGGCCGGGCTGCTCGTCGTGCCGGTCGTGGTGTTCACCGGCGCGCACTGGCTCACCACCACCCGTGGGGCGGCCGTCGCGGTGTATCTCGCCCTGTTCACCGTCTACCTGGCCTACCGGCTCTTCGGGCACGGACTGCGCCGTACGCCCGCGTCGACGGCCACCGCGCTGACCCTCGCGGAGCCGGCCGTGGCGGCGGTCCTCGGGGTGGCCGTCCTCGGCGAGCGGCTGCCGGCCGCCTCGTGGTGCGGGCTGGGGGTCCTCGCGCTCGGCCTTGTGCTGCTGGCGGTGCCGATCGGCGCGGGCCGAGGGATCCGCTAG
- a CDS encoding ferredoxin reductase family protein gives MGATVSSGVRRSSVPPVVVARRALWTFVLVNLAIVEFLFVTAGAGKNDVLTVAKFFGLHAAVLMMFQLLLVARLPWLDRRIGMDRLTVWHRWVGFGLMWTILTHAVLVVLGYARLDDASMGSTFLALGGVPASLLGMWAAAFLVVAVVVSLRRIRRRLRYETWHGLHLLVYVALGMAFVHQLLETTTFRSSVAATVYWWALWLFAFGALVAGRAVVPVWRNLYHRFRVVAVVPESHDVVSVHVAGRHLDRLPARAGQFCIWRFPGHGHWWSANPFSLSAAPDGRTLRLTAKAVGDTSAGLRHVPVGTRAFVEGPYGAFTSLHRTRPGALLIAGGVGITPVRALLEEEPAGDVVVLYRVRGEREAVLVHEVRALVAARGGRLHLLTGRRGEGPPPFEPANLHALVPDITERDVYVCGPPAMTSAVLAALRGLRVPRGQIHAERFGLA, from the coding sequence ATGGGGGCGACAGTCTCATCGGGCGTGCGGCGGAGCAGCGTGCCGCCGGTGGTCGTGGCGCGCCGGGCACTGTGGACGTTCGTCCTCGTCAACCTGGCGATCGTCGAGTTCCTCTTCGTCACCGCCGGAGCCGGCAAGAACGACGTGCTCACGGTCGCCAAGTTCTTCGGGCTGCACGCCGCCGTGCTGATGATGTTCCAACTGCTGCTGGTGGCCCGGCTGCCGTGGCTGGACCGCCGGATCGGCATGGACCGGCTGACGGTGTGGCACCGGTGGGTCGGCTTCGGTCTGATGTGGACGATCCTCACCCATGCCGTCCTGGTGGTACTCGGGTACGCGAGGCTCGACGACGCGTCGATGGGGAGCACGTTCCTCGCGCTGGGCGGCGTGCCGGCCTCGCTGCTGGGGATGTGGGCCGCGGCCTTCCTGGTCGTGGCCGTCGTGGTCTCCCTGCGCCGGATACGACGCCGGTTGCGGTACGAGACCTGGCACGGGCTGCATCTGCTGGTGTACGTGGCGCTGGGGATGGCGTTCGTGCACCAGTTGCTGGAGACCACGACGTTCCGTTCGTCCGTGGCGGCCACGGTCTACTGGTGGGCCCTGTGGCTGTTCGCGTTCGGCGCCCTGGTGGCGGGGCGCGCCGTCGTGCCCGTGTGGCGGAACCTGTACCACCGGTTCCGGGTCGTGGCGGTCGTGCCGGAGTCGCACGACGTGGTGTCGGTGCACGTCGCGGGCCGTCACCTCGACAGACTTCCCGCCCGGGCGGGGCAGTTCTGCATCTGGCGGTTCCCCGGACACGGCCACTGGTGGTCGGCGAACCCGTTCTCGCTGTCGGCGGCCCCCGACGGCCGTACGCTGCGTCTGACGGCCAAGGCGGTCGGCGACACCAGTGCCGGACTGCGTCATGTCCCGGTCGGCACCCGCGCGTTCGTCGAGGGGCCGTACGGGGCGTTCACCTCGCTGCACCGCACCCGGCCCGGCGCTCTGCTGATCGCCGGCGGGGTCGGGATCACGCCCGTCCGGGCCCTGCTGGAGGAGGAACCGGCGGGCGATGTCGTCGTGCTCTACCGGGTGCGCGGTGAGCGGGAGGCGGTACTGGTCCACGAGGTGCGCGCGCTGGTCGCGGCGCGCGGCGGGCGGCTGCATCTGCTCACCGGCCGCAGGGGGGAGGGGCCGCCGCCGTTCGAGCCGGCGAACCTCCATGCCCTCGTCCCCGACATCACCGAGCGTGATGTCTATGTCTGCGGCCCGCCCGCGATGACCTCGGCCGTGCTCGCTGCCCTGCGCGGGCTGCGCGTCCCCCGTGGACAGATCCACGCCGAGAGGTTCGGGCTGGCCTGA
- a CDS encoding DUF4139 domain-containing protein: MTTESAQRWGSTLDAVAVYARGALCRRLARGIVPPDGRVRVTGLPRSLDPDSLRARVLGAHGARVTEARVDVEAEPFATGTSDALRGEVERLRDECAAARARRDRQLGLIEEIRALHPVPPARRREDPHRRTPVDAWLELADFVDERLTGLHLRLVELEKALHDVEHALDVAADRLARASTDAPSAHVETTVCALLTLDGAGDTEVELEVEYGVPGAVWVPTYRLTHRQGDGTGRLVLRASVAQRTGEDWTGVRISLATADLRRRTDLPVLRSIRVGRRQPAAAPSGWREPPSGLADLFTGYETAGPRPAALTASTAVAVGAAPTGGRVAAGGPVAAGGPVAARGPVPPPPPPPAPPPPGYGGPPPVMAPAPGGGAEGTLPEAFEGAMPTFARPVAGAGPGGGPPAAARSFAAAPAPKRPAAPGRAAPPPPPTPVSGPPRPSGTELDYASLVLSGPDEPAGRRGRLFPGSSYDPVATEYRRRAEAVAELPLPGQAVRPRESAGSFDHRFDAAARADIPSDGTWHTVTVGEIPVGLRTEYLCVPSVEQTVYATLVLSNATDQALLAGPVEVTVDDDFLLTAALPTLAPGGVRRVGLGPAEGIRVTRRTNLHESTAGLRGNTTVLDHRVHVELANRLARPVTVEVRERVPVTSEPGVRIDERPEAGWTAPEEGTGPDRHEPGTRVWRLDLPAGATTALDGGYEIRIPTGKTLTGGNRRS; encoded by the coding sequence ATGACGACTGAGTCGGCACAGCGGTGGGGTTCGACGCTCGACGCGGTCGCGGTGTACGCGCGGGGCGCGCTCTGCCGCCGCCTGGCGCGTGGCATCGTGCCGCCCGACGGCCGGGTACGGGTGACGGGACTGCCCCGTTCCCTGGACCCGGACTCCCTGCGGGCCCGGGTCCTGGGCGCCCACGGTGCGCGTGTCACCGAAGCCCGGGTGGACGTCGAGGCCGAGCCGTTCGCCACGGGCACGTCCGACGCCCTGCGGGGCGAGGTCGAGCGCCTGCGGGACGAGTGCGCGGCGGCACGGGCCCGCCGGGACCGGCAGCTGGGCCTGATCGAGGAGATCAGGGCGCTCCACCCGGTCCCGCCGGCCCGCAGGCGGGAGGACCCGCACCGCCGTACCCCGGTCGACGCGTGGCTGGAACTCGCCGACTTCGTCGACGAGCGGCTGACGGGACTGCACCTGCGTCTCGTCGAGCTGGAGAAGGCGCTGCACGACGTCGAGCACGCGCTCGACGTCGCCGCCGACCGACTCGCCCGTGCCTCCACCGACGCGCCGTCCGCGCATGTGGAGACCACGGTCTGCGCGCTCCTGACCCTCGACGGCGCCGGGGACACGGAGGTGGAGCTGGAGGTGGAGTACGGGGTGCCGGGTGCGGTCTGGGTCCCGACCTACCGTCTCACGCACCGTCAGGGCGACGGCACCGGCAGGCTGGTGCTGCGTGCCTCGGTCGCCCAGCGGACCGGCGAGGACTGGACCGGGGTGCGGATCTCCCTGGCCACCGCCGATCTCCGCCGCCGCACCGATCTGCCGGTGCTCCGCTCGATCCGCGTCGGACGCCGTCAGCCCGCCGCCGCGCCCTCCGGCTGGCGCGAGCCTCCGTCCGGGCTCGCCGACCTGTTCACCGGGTACGAGACGGCCGGCCCCCGTCCTGCCGCGCTCACCGCGTCGACGGCCGTCGCGGTCGGTGCCGCGCCCACGGGCGGTCGCGTTGCCGCGGGCGGTCCCGTTGCCGCGGGCGGTCCCGTTGCCGCGAGAGGTCCCGTTCCCCCACCGCCGCCTCCCCCGGCGCCGCCGCCGCCGGGGTACGGCGGCCCACCACCGGTGATGGCCCCGGCGCCCGGCGGCGGCGCGGAGGGCACTCTGCCGGAAGCCTTCGAAGGCGCGATGCCCACGTTCGCGCGACCCGTCGCCGGGGCCGGCCCCGGCGGCGGACCGCCTGCCGCCGCCAGGTCCTTCGCCGCCGCCCCGGCGCCCAAGAGGCCCGCGGCACCCGGGCGGGCGGCACCACCGCCCCCTCCGACACCGGTGTCCGGCCCGCCGCGGCCGAGCGGCACCGAACTCGACTACGCCTCCCTCGTCCTGAGCGGCCCCGACGAGCCGGCCGGCCGCAGGGGCCGGCTGTTCCCCGGCTCCTCCTACGACCCCGTGGCGACCGAGTACCGTCGCCGAGCCGAAGCCGTGGCCGAACTGCCGTTGCCCGGGCAGGCCGTGCGACCCCGTGAGTCGGCGGGCTCCTTCGACCACCGCTTCGACGCCGCCGCCCGCGCCGACATTCCGTCGGACGGCACCTGGCACACCGTCACCGTCGGCGAGATCCCGGTCGGCCTGCGCACCGAGTACCTCTGTGTGCCGTCCGTGGAGCAGACCGTCTACGCCACGCTGGTGCTCTCCAACGCCACCGACCAGGCGCTGCTGGCCGGTCCGGTGGAGGTCACCGTCGACGACGACTTCCTGCTGACCGCCGCACTGCCCACGCTCGCGCCCGGCGGTGTACGCCGGGTGGGCCTCGGACCCGCCGAGGGCATCCGGGTCACCCGGCGCACCAACCTGCACGAGTCGACCGCCGGTCTGCGCGGCAACACCACCGTGCTCGACCACCGCGTCCATGTGGAGCTGGCCAACCGGCTCGCGCGGCCCGTCACCGTCGAGGTCCGCGAGCGGGTGCCGGTCACCTCCGAGCCCGGCGTACGGATCGACGAACGACCCGAAGCCGGCTGGACGGCACCCGAGGAAGGCACCGGGCCCGACCGGCATGAGCCCGGCACCCGCGTCTGGCGACTGGACCTGCCCGCGGGCGCCACCACCGCCCTCGACGGCGGCTACGAGATCCGCATCCCCACCGGCAAGACCCTCACCGGCGGCAACCGCAGGAGCTGA